DNA sequence from the Rhizoctonia solani chromosome 14, complete sequence genome:
GATCAATGCAGTGATTTCATCGGGTACGTTGGCAAGTTCAAAGTATCCTCCTCGTCGACCGCATTCACCAGACACGCCCTTGGATATGGAATGGAAGGAGACAAGAGGAACGGGAGATTTCGTATCGCGCAGGACCTTTTTGAATGAGGCCCAAGGATAGTTGGTTGGGTCGTGGGTATTAGCTTGGTATACCTCATCGGCCAAGAGCATCAGCGAATGTTCCTCGCAGATCTTCAATAGAGCTTCCATGGTCGGGACGTCGAGGATCGACCCGGTCGGGTTTCCAGGATTAATAACCACCAATGCCTTGGGCTCTATTCCCTCCTTGAGGGCTTTGGAGACAGCAGCCGAGACAGACTCAGGAGAGGTAGACCATCCCTTGGATTCGTCAAGGTAGTATGGGATGGGTATACCACCCTGCTGAGCAAGTGTTGCAGTGTAGAGAGGATATTGGGGGATCGGGATGAGGATTCCGGCCTTGGGTGACGAAATAAGCATGCTAATTAGAAGAGACACCCCGGCCGAAGCACCAGCGGTCAAGAAGATCTGAGAAGGGTCCGCCGAATGGCCATCCCGCGCTGCATGACAGTTAGTTTTGTACGCGAATCTAGCAAAGAATCTCACCTTCAATGAACTCGGCCACGCTTTTTCGGATAAAGGGTACGCCTTGGCTATGAGAGTACGCTCCAATAGAACCAATCTCGTCGTAGAGTTCTTTAGCCCGAGCAATGGCATCAGCCGGGAAAATCCCTTTGCCCGTCTCCATCAACTCAGGGTATTCGAGCAACGCGGCCACCTATCGTCGGGCCCCACAGACGCGTCGATCAACATTCTTGGGATTCCCCACACTAGGAGGAAACACTTACCTGACGCGTAAATGTGATCGGTTTTTGGTCAAGACCCTTCTGCTGCGGATTCCCGATATTCGAGTTGACGACACGGTCAAATGGGAGGCTGCTATCGCCCTTGCGCAGCCTGTCGCGGTATTCTTCGGCCTTGATGGCAATCGGTCCACGCACGGCATACTGAACATCCTTCCATGTAGGGTTAATGTTGTTGGCGGTGAGAGGAGGCATTGTAAATGATATTTCCGAGCGGGTGATAGATGTGGAGGAGAGGTATCGAGTGGGTATTAAGCACGCACGGGCTAATAGGCGAGATCGTGCGGCCATCCAAGGGCCTGGGAACGCGGGGATGTTTATATAAGTCTGATTTGGGTGAGATGGCGACGGAGCTCGGTGCTCGTGACCCAAGCCGAACAAATCCGACCAAAGCAAAAAGGTATTAGTTGCGAGATGTCTCGGCCCCGAGCAATAGAAGTTTTCGACGCGATGGGAACGAGGATACAATACAGTATAAGTAAGATACGGTTTCCTCTTGTTCTATATGTGTCTATTTGGACTCTACAACCAAGAATGGCGCAATAAACAAAGTCAACCTCAGTTGAAATCGTAGTTAAAGCTAGTGGAGTGGGAAACTAACCTTTCAAAGTTCTCTAGGGTAACTTTCTATGGTCAACGAGTCACAATACAATTCAGTCTGCCCGAACTCGATGCTGGGCTTGAGATCGTTGGAGGCAGACGCGATCGAGCGAGTCACGTCAATAAGCGACGGGCGCTCGGTGTTTAACGGCTCATATCCGTGGGTGTGGAATGCTGACCTTGATGTACCTGTCGCCTGGCGGACTAAGACTGCACAGAGATGGATTTATACCTTACTTAAGGTTCTTCTGTTACTCCCCTACATTAAGGTATAACCCGAGCTACGGGACTTTGTGGCCAAGAATAGCCGTATTGGTTGATTTAAGAAGGCTTATTCAATCACAGCTGACTCGACCATTGCTAACAAAGACAGAAAAGCAGATGTATTTGGACAAACAAGGATAAAGACAATTTGATGAAATATAAATGACTGAAATAGATAAGACTATCGCTATTCTGACAAAAGCGATATATGAGGTCCGTCAAACGTATAACACGGAAACCTCTTGGTTATTGAATCTTGGCGAGTGCTTCTAGTTCAAAGCAGCCTTCATAACCCGAGACCTACGAAGACGCTCTGTGTCCGGGTCAGGGAGAGAGCGACGGCGGCGACCCAGGGAGGTCGACCAGACGTCAAGCCCGTCGGGGATCTCGCTACACATCTATATTTCGAGCCAAAGTTAGTGTCCTGGGGGATGTGCCATGAATACGATCGATTGCTTACCGCAGTGTTGGCGGAAGGAATGGTCATTTGCGCAACTGCGTCAGGTTGGACGATCACGACTGCCGCAAAACCTTCAGCCAAGTGCCAATCGATATGACAGTGCATGACTAGGAAATTCAGCAGGGTTATAAGTATCGTGCAAGAGGGCcacaatatatgcgcacttACACCAAACACCTGGGTTGCTGGCTTCAAAGCGAAGGACCGCCCATGACGAAGCAGGAATAATATGCGTATCGCGGCGGATCGGGTTAGTCGTGTTGTAGCTGACTGACTCGGCGTCTTCGAGGGATAGAGTGCCAGAACCTTCAGCAACGATCCAGAAGGTCATTCCGTGCACTAGAAGATGCCTCTTAGTGTGATCCAAACTCAAGTACTATCAGGACTTACGATGGTAGGGATGATCGATCGCCGTGTCGAGGTTATTGATGATCAGGTCGACGGCACCAGTCGAGTCGTATATCGCAGAGGCTAGATTTGATGCGTTGACTGTGCCTCCGGATATAATGGTGTGCAGAACCGGCTGATACACCAAATCAACAAACTCGGTCGCGTTTACCTCAAACCCGGTATCCAGGTTACCATCCGCATCGAGAGAGACCGCGAACCCAGTCTGGAACATCCTACGGCTCACTACGGTCGTAGGGGCATCCTCGACCACGATTGGGGTAAGTGAGGAGGTATCGAGGTCGGTGCATTCGGCCCCGGAAACAACGTCAGTCCAGTCGGAGCTTGTTGGGTCGGTGGTGCTCGCTCCCGTCCCGTCTTCATTCACGTAGCGGACAATCGCATAGGTCGTGTTTGAGAAATCGTCGGGAAGGGTAGTCAAACAAGCAGTGTTCATCTGGGCACGCAGATAATAGGAGTCGCCGACGGAGCCAACGCTTGTGTCGACAATAACCGAGTAGCGCTGCCCGTTGTGGAATTTCACTCGGTGGAGAGCACTGTTGACCTCGTTGTAAACTCCGGTGTCATCGGCCTCGGTGACGTTCATAGTATGTCCGTCAAGGGAGACCCAAAACATAGCTATAAAAATTGATAAGTATCATGTTCGACTATCGACGTAACGTTGCAACAAACCATGAGAGGCCGTATTGATAAGGCGGAAGCGATACTTCTTGTTCGGTACAACCTGAATCTCGAACGGGGTTTGAGTGAAGCACGTGCTACTGTTGCCATAGGTAGCACAGTCCCAGATGCCTTGTCCGTTGATGAGGGCAGAGTTGGGAGAGGGAGCTGCGATACTCTAAGGGTATTTGAGTTAGTGAATGCGCATAGATTAGCCCCAAAACTGCTCACTCCTTGGTAACCAGATGGGGACAGTAGTGCCTCTGTGATTACTGCCGAGGTATCATGGTACCAGTCAGCAACAACCAAGATCTGGTCCTCGTCGTAGTCGACTCCGCGTTTCAAAGGGTCATCCGGGGAGTGAATGATAAGAGGCTAATGGTAAAGAATAAGTGGATTGATAGAAAAGCTTTACATAAAATTCACTGACACCGTGAATGCCGTCCGCGAGCTGGGTCGAAGCATGAGCACTACAGTTTACAGTTAGTTACCAATATATTCGTTAAATCCTCAATGTCTACTTACTGCCACCAGTATGTACCATATTGTCCGCTAACTGTGAATTGGTATGTGAAGCTTGAGCCTGCAGGGATCGGGCACTGAGTAATACCGGCGGGGCCGTCCATCCAAGGGGTGCCTTTCTGGAACAAGCCGTGCCAGTGGATAGTGGTGCCCACACTCAGGTCATTTTGGACGTTGATGATTATTGTATCACCATCGTTTGCCTCGATGGTCGGACCAGGATATTGACCTATAACGTCGATGAGCAAAGGTCTGAATTAGACTCATATGCGAACTTGCCATTCACGACCAGCATAGGACGATAATAGCCGTCTGGTGAGCCAGTTGCAGTTGCAACCGTCCAGTCGTAGGTACGAGTGGCAGGAACGTTGGTAATTTCAAAGTCACTGCTCAGCGTGAGCTGAGAGACTGCTTGTGTCACCGTGGCGGTTGTAGCAGTGGTCGTTTGTGCAGCTGCAAGGCCGAAGAAACCAGCCAGTGCGCCGAGCGCTGCTGGACGTAGGAAACGCATAGCTAGTGATAAGAGCTGAGGATGAAGTAAAAGTGTTGGCTGAGAAGATTTAGCTGAAGTGAGCGATGTCAAACAGCGAGGTACTTATGCGCCCTTATATACAGGCTATTCCGCTTTGTTCATCTTGAGATGCCTTTCTCCATCTTCCCTCTCTACCTAGGCGGGCGCAAACAACTCATACTGTCGGCCCGAGGAGCCGTACCCAATTCAACCATCGTGAGCGGCCATCCTCCGCGAAAACACCAAGCTACTCATTCTCACTGGTGAGTAGAATTGCATAACACTTACCTCAAATAGACATCTGACGGACCAAATTGCTTCTTCGTCTGACAAAGTTGATGGCCGACAGGACTTCGTTTGTATTTCCATCATCATTTGAGCCGATAGCTTTGGCGGAATAGCTGCGCAATTGGAATAATAGGAAGAAATCTGCTGCGCTTATCAGTACCTCGTCGGTCACCGACGGATATCaccagtctgggagatgCGCAGCGGACTATTCCGTGATGTTCTGGTGTAGACGATAGTTCGAACAACAAGCCGAATGTTGCGCAGCTCCCCGAAATAGATTGTGAGTATTGTCAAGCAGTTAACGTacagatatatgcatgtatgcgGCGGCCGAACCTGCCATCTTTGCATCTCTCTGGTCTTATTGCAACTTACATTCTGGCTAAAACTCTGGGTGATGTGGATGCCATATGTACGACACTACAAAAAGAAGAGTCATTTGTTGTCGTAGCAAAAATTCGGTAGTTCTCGACAAAGTCGACTTCTCTCTTCCCCCAGAGTGGTATCATAATTGCTGCGTAGCTGGATCGATTATGTAACCACTGACTGCGCTTTCCTCTTCTTTCTGAATATCTCTGGACCCGATAACCGAGTGACCAATTTGTTTTGACCCGAGGAAGAGTATTCAACAAGGTTATGACCGGTGTTCGGATAGGAAGATGTCTAGAATTTTGTCAGAGAGTGCGCAGCTTAATAGTGAACTCTAGAGAAACCCAATTTTGGAATGACTTGCCCGACTCGTAAAGTGTGCAACAGAGGCTGATCCCTATGTATAGAGTAGCACATTTGGAGTCTGTTTAAATGCATGGGTGCAAGATAGTCACGTAGTATATGGGTCGCGAGACCTGGGAGACGTTTAGTATGGGATACTGGCTCAGTCATCGATATGAGGGAATACGAACCGCTTAGCCTGGGTCTTCTTCGCTGAGTGGTCATTTGACAGAGAGCCCGATACAAATAGGAGGAAACAAATACCTATGTCATTAATCAGTTTTTTTGCAAAATCTTTATCGAGGAGAAGGAATGAGACTGTGTGATAGAGGCGCGCAGGACAGGAAAGGGCTACGCGACTCGGACCTACGCGACCGGCACATTAGCCTTCCAATTTCTCGACCAACGCCAGAGCACCGGAGCATAAAAACCTACTTATTTTAGTGCCTTGTTAATAAAGCATCGTTCTCGGGATAAACTTATTTACTGCGATGGCGTCAATATTACTTTACAATTAATTGGAAGTATATGCGCTATAATACATGCAAGAGTGGGACGCATCCAATTTCACTAACAGAAAATTCGAAAAATAAATGCACAATTAATTGGCCTTGGGTTCGTTTTCACTTGATCATGCCTAGACTTTATTGGTTCCGTTGTTGACCATGGCGTCCACGCTACGGTGGCCGTCGGATGAAGCCGTGCGGGATCCAGACCCGGAAGCATCAGTCTCACCAGGAGCCTTTTCATTATGTCTAACAACTGGCTT
Encoded proteins:
- a CDS encoding aminotransferase class I and II protein — its product is MAARSRLLARACLIPTRYLSSTSITRSEISFTMPPLTANNINPTWKDVQYAVRGPIAIKAEEYRDRLRKGDSSLPFDRVVNSNIGNPQQKGLDQKPITFTRQVAALLEYPELMETGKGIFPADAIARAKELYDEIGSIGAYSHSQGVPFIRKSVAEFIEARDGHSADPSQIFLTAGASAGVSLLISMLISSPKAGILIPIPQYPLYTATLAQQGGIPIPYYLDESKGWSTSPESVSAAVSKALKEGIEPKALVVINPGNPTGSILDVPTMEALLKICEEHSLMLLADEVYQANTHDPTNYPWASFKKVLRDTKSPVPLVSFHSISKGVSGECGRRGGYFELANVPDEITALIYKMVSVGLCPPLSGQIGVDSLVRPPKEGDESYALWKQETDAIHAALAKRSLTMAERLNNLPGMSCAPAVGALYLFPSLHLTKNAVKAAQDAGQTPDNFYANALLDETGICAVSGTGFGQKDGEAHFRLTCLCDGVDEYVGKLEKFHLGFMEKYKD
- a CDS encoding Multicopper oxidase → MRFLRPAALGALAGFFGLAAAQTTTATTATVTQAVSQLTLSSDFEITNVPATRTYDWTVATATGSPDGYYRPMLVVNGKPLLIDVIGQYPGPTIEANDGDTIIINVQNDLSVGTTIHWHGLFQKGTPWMDGPAGITQCPIPAGSSFTYQFTVSGQYGTYWWHAHASTQLADGIHGPLIIHSPDDPLKRGVDYDEDQILVVADWYHDTSAVITEALLSPSGYQGSIAAPSPNSALINGQGIWDCATYGNSSTCFTQTPFEIQVVPNKKYRFRLINTASHAMFWVSLDGHTMNVTEADDTGVYNEVNSALHRVKFHNGQRYSVIVDTSVGSVGDSYYLRAQMNTACLTTLPDDFSNTTYAIVRYVNEDGTGASTTDPTSSDWTDVVSGAECTDLDTSSLTPIVVEDAPTTVVSRRMFQTGFAVSLDADGNLDTGFEVNATEFVDLVYQPVLHTIISGGTVNASNLASAIYDSTGAVDLIINNLDTAIDHPYHLHGMTFWIVAEGSGTLSLEDAESVSYNTTNPIRRDTHIIPASSWAVLRFEASNPGVWFMHCHIDWHLAEGFAAVVIVQPDAVAQMTIPSANTAMCSEIPDGLDVWSTSLGRRRRSLPDPDTERLRRSRVMKAALN